From Cannabis sativa cultivar Pink pepper isolate KNU-18-1 chromosome 8, ASM2916894v1, whole genome shotgun sequence, a single genomic window includes:
- the LOC133030095 gene encoding uncharacterized protein LOC133030095 has protein sequence MPPRRSVRVGRGRGRGQGQGRDDGGINEPPQAPQGWEERIAALEGIIHRQDEELRQLRRQPEPPVQIRQDAENRDPPAAVVYPATEARHELLAERFRKQHPPEFEGGIDPVVAEEWISRIESILQMLRVDGNDRVKCASYMLRKDAPFLAAKVDEFTGLVQGSLTVTEYAQKFDRLAKFAPDLVPTDRVRAHRFVEGLKPMVARDVEIVSRGQFSYAQVVEMALTAERSENKIWKENADRRESKKGGANSNDHKKRGQDQSGQPSQDKRYKSDNDQRFNGSSGRNIPECPKCTKRHLGECRAKACYKCGKEGHIKHNCPLWGQTGNRAEPKKDDKYVPARVFAITQAEAEASPSVVSGQIPMANTTCKVLFDSGATHSFIASTIVNHINAPSELFTVGFGTMLPSGEVVISRSWLRGIPVRVDGRELFVDLIVLDLFDFDVILGMDFLTKYGASVDCKQKKVVFTPEDGETFEFRGVGKKPRTPIISAMKAGQLLQQELSGLPPHREIEFVIELVPGTTLVSRAPYRMAPSELKELKIQLEELLKLGFIRPSYSPWGAPVLFVKKKEGTMRMCIDYRELNKVTIKNRYPLPMIDDLFDQLQGKKVFSKIDLRSGYHQLRIKNEDIPKTAFRTRYGHYEFMVMSVGLTNAPAAFVDLMNRVFKEYLDQFVIVFIDDILIYSKTEEEHEEHLRLTLQRLREHQLYAKYKNVSFGCPRLHFWATLSLTGE, from the exons ATGCCTCCTAGAAGGTCAGTTAGAGtgggtcgaggtcgaggtcgaggtcAAGGCCAAGGCCGAGATGATGGAGGGATCAATGAACCACCTCAAGCACCACAGGGATGGGAAGAGCGCATTGCCGCACTGGAAGGAATCATTCATAGGCAGGATGAAGAACTTCGCCAGCTGAGACGTCAACCGGAGCCGCCAGTCCAAATAAGGCAAGATGCAGAAAATAGAGACCCACCAGCTGCAGTGGTATATCCTGCTACAGAGGCTAGACATGAGTTGTTAGCAGAGAGATTTCGGAAACAACACCCACCTGAGTTTGAGGGAGGCATAGACCCGGTAGTGGCTGAGGAGTGGATAAGTCGCATAGAAAGCATTTTGCAGATGCTAAGGGTGGATGGGAATGACCGAGTGAAGTGTGCATCTTACATGCTGAGGAAAGATGCTC CATTTCTAGCAGCAAAGGTCGATGAATTTACTGGGTTAGTCCAAGGGAGTCTTACTGTGactgagtatgcacaaaaatttgaTAGATTGGCGAAATTTGCTCCAGATCTGGTACCTACTGATAGAGTGCGAGCACATCGATTTGTGGAGGGCCTGAAACCAATGGTTGCTCGAGATGTGGAAATTGTGTCAAGGGGTCAATTCAGTTATGCTCAAGTTGTCGAAATGGCTCTTACGGCTGAGCGGAGtgaaaacaaaatttggaaggaaaatgctgACAGGAGAGAATCTAAGAAAGGTGGAGCCAATTCTAATGACCACAAGAAACGGGGACAGGACCAGTCCGGGCAGCCAAGTCAAGACAAGAGGTACAAAAGTGATAACGACCAACGATTTAATGGCAGCAGTGGGCGAAACATTCCAGAATGCCCTAAATGTACCAAACGTCATCTCGGCGAGTGTCGCGCAAAAGCATGCTACAAATGTGGAAAAGAAGGACACATCAAACACAATTGCCCACTGTGGGGACAGACTGGGAACAGAGCAGAACCGAAGAAAGATGACAAGTATGTTCCAGCTAGAGTTTTTGCCATCACTCAAGCAGAAGCTGAGGCCAGTCCTTCGGTTGTATCAGGTCAGATTCCTATGGCCAACACCACTTGTAaagttttgtttgattctggtgcAACTCATTCCTTTATTGCTAGCACAATTGTAAATCATATAAATGCACCGAGTGAATTATTTACTGTGGGGTTTGGGACCATGTTACCATCTGGGGAGGTTGTAATCTCTAGAAGTTGGCTTAGGGGTATACCTGTCAGGGTAGATGGTAGAGAATTATTTGTAGACCtgattgtattagatttatttgattttgatgtaaTCTTGGGCATGGATTTTCTTACCAAATATGGAGCATCAGTTGATTGCAAGCAAAAGAAAGTTGTTTTCACACCAGAAGATGGAGAGACTTTCGAGTTCAGGGGGGTAGGAAAGAAACCCCGCACTCCTATTATTTCGGCAATGAAGGCTGGGCAACTATTGCagc AGGAGTTATCTGGGTTACCACCACACAGAGAAATCGAATTTGTGATAGAATTAGTGCCCGGAACAACACTAGTTTCCCGCGCACCATATAGGATGGCACCATCGGAATTGAAAGAACTCAAAATACAGTTGGAAGAATTGCTTAAGTTAGGGTTTATCAGACCTAGCTACTCTCCGTGGGGCGCACCAGTTctatttgttaaaaagaaagaaggtactatgagaatgtgcatagatTACCGAGAATTGAACAAGGTGACTATAAAGAATCGGTACCCACTACCGATGATTGACGATCTGTTTGACCAGCTTCAAGGGAAAAAGgtgttttctaagattgatcttcgttcaGGGTATCATCAGTTAAGAATCAAAAATGAAGATATACCGAAGACAGCCTTCAGAACGAGATACGGGCATTATGAGTTCATGGTGATGTCAGTTGGACTTACAAATGCCCCAGCAGCTTTTGTGGACCTCATGAACCGAGTCTTCAAGGAATATCTGGATCAGTTTGTCATTGTATTCATAGATGATATACTGATTTATTCTAAGACAGAGGAGGAACATGAGGAGCACTTACGCTTGACCTTGCAGCGACTGAGAGAACATCAATTGTATGCCAAGTACAAAAATGTGAGTTTTGGTTGTCCGAGGTTGCATTTTTGGGCCACATTGTCACTAACGGGGGAATAA
- the LOC133030096 gene encoding uncharacterized protein LOC133030096, translated as MGTRLKFSTAYHPETDGQTERTNQILEDMSPLHWDELGENKLLGPDAVQHTNEAIQKIRARMITAQSRQKSYADLKRRDIEFEVGDHVFLRVTPRKGLSVKRFGKKGKLSPRYVGPFQILDGVGSVAYRIALPPSLSGVHNVFHVSQLRKYVSDPSHVLSYATLGLQEDLSYNERLIKILDQKDRILRNKTITLVKVLWRNIVVEEAT; from the exons ATGGGAACTCGATTGAAGTTCAGTACTGCATATCATCCAGAGACAGATGGTCAGACTGAGAGAACAAATCAGATCTTGGAAGacat gTCTCCACTGCATTGGGATGAGTTGGGAGAGAACAAACTCCTAGGGCCAGATGCAGTTCAGCACACCAACGAAGCTATTCAGAAGATCAGGGCTAGAATGATCACAGCTCAGAGCAGACAGAAATCTTACGCAGACCTGAAGCGGAGGGACATTGAGTTCGAAGTGGGTGATCATGTGTTTCTTCGAGTGACACCACGAAAAGGACTCTCAGTGAAGAGATTTGGCAAGAAAGGGAAACTAAGTCCTAGATATGTTGGTCCATTTCAAATATTGGACGGAGTAGGCAGTGTAGCTTATAGAATAGCTTTACCGCCATCATTATCTGGGGTGcacaatgtatttcatgtatctCAACTCCGGAAATATGTGTCAGACCCATCACATGTTTTGAGCTATGCAACACTGGGTTTGCAGGAAGACTTATCTTACAATGAACGCCTGATAAAGATTCTTGATCAAAAAGATAGGATTTTGAGAAATAAGACAATTACCTTGGTGAAAGTCCTATGGAGAAACATCGTGGTTGAGGAAGCTACTTGA